A stretch of Garra rufa chromosome 11, GarRuf1.0, whole genome shotgun sequence DNA encodes these proteins:
- the LOC141345783 gene encoding cytochrome c oxidase subunit 5A, mitochondrial-like, with protein MFSAVVLRGIGSLTRARASFTAPLAVRCYSHAKVETDEEFDSRWVTYFSKPDLDAWELRKGMNTLIGYDLVPEPKILDSALRACRRLNDLASAIRILEAVKDKSGPHKEIYPYLIQELKPTLQELGISTPEELGIDKV; from the exons ATGTTTTCAGCAGTGGTTCTGCGCGGTATCGGGAGTCTGACCCGAGCACGAGCCTCGTTCACAG CTCCTCTGGCTGTCAGATGTTACTCTCATGCCAAAGTAGAGACAGATGAGGAGTTTGACTCCCGCTGGGTGACATACTTCAGCAAACCAGACCTGGATGCCTGGGAGCTCCGCAAAG GCATGAACACACTGATTGGCTATGACCTCGTTCCAGAACCAAAGATCCTGGACTCTGCTCTGCGCGCATGCAGACGGTTGAATGATCTGGCCAGTGCTATCCGCATCCTAGAAGCTGTCAAA GATAAGTCTGGTCCTCATAAGGAGATCTACCCGTATTTAATCCAGGAGCTCAAACCCACGCTGCAGGAGCTGGGCATCTCCACTCCAGAAGAGCTGGGCATCGATAAAGTCTGA